CGACATCAGTATTTCATACGCATCTAAATACGTACGCTACTAGTTAAGACTAAACAATTAGAGGAATCGCCTGTTCATGTTAGGTATACTGAATCCAGCAGTTCATGTTAGCCTGTTAGGTATACCAATCGACTAATCCAGCAATGGTCAATTAAAACCGAGGGAATAAGCTAGATGATTAtgactttttatataaaaaaacactTTCAGTAATTATTACTCCACTGAAATAATTGGTTAAATATATTGACTTTCTTATATTATTAGAAAAGATACACTGATTTCATAATTCATAAGCATTTGTTGGTCCACTTGAAATAAATAGCAAATTTCGCTATACCTGGTGGCTGGCTGCTCATATGCATACATTTCACATCGTAGACTATTGTCCGCATCCATGGTGTTTTTTCATTTGCGTAGACGAGCACATGAGCATCGCTATCCGATGCGGAGAAGCGTGTGGAAAGAGATCGATTAAGAAACCGGATCTTCGCTTCGAACTTCATGTTCGGCAGCAACAGACGGGCATGCTGCATTAACTGTTGATACTAACTGAAGGCGTCTGTTCACTGCAGACAGCATCACGGAATCTGGAATTGATCTGGACGGCGACCATACCATGCTCGCTTGGGCAAGTGGACGACAAATGTACACGCTGACATGCACGTACGGCTCATGTCAACGAAGTTCGAAACCTGGTTCTGTTTCAGGTGGTTGGCCTGTTTCCAGTGTCCAAGCGCCCGCAAAACTACACCACTACAGAAGTACAGATCGGTTCTCTGTACCGCTGTACGTGCCAGCGATTTGAGAAAACAAGGAACTAGCTTACTAGCGTAACTTCCGGTCCGATGGCAGATTGGCAGGCCGCGGCAGGCACCAGAGTGAGAAACACGAATTACAGATGAGTAATTGCGACGATTACGCAAGTGACCTGGGCCAAAACTTGGGTAAATCCCTCCTGGCCCAACTACAGTAGCCCGCCCATTTTCAGACTACTCAGACTAATAGTAAAGGGAGGCAGAATCGACTTTTTTCCGAGTCCAATCAAGTTGATGACGCTGCACGTTACTATGACTTTTTTCCGAGTAGGTATAATCaggatgatttttttaaaaaacaaataagcAAAAACACTTAACAATAACTAATTTATAAATAAGCTGAAGTGCATATTTACTGGAGAATGATAATTGTGCAATGCATGGACGGTTGATATAAAAAACGGGAGAGATCTcaacttttattttttagcttGCCACATGTTGAGCTTGGTTGTATAATAACTAGATAGAAAGAAAAGAATAGCGCTGTTAAATCTTGATTTCGGGGGATTTGCAAATTAAACCTGGCAATGTGCATTGGCGAGTAAGAAAAGGCATATAGGCTACACTTTGGTCCCACCCCTTGTTTATATGGAGTTCATTTACGCCTTACAAACTGAACTCACGCTAAATAAACCCAACCAGCCAAACTTGTGATATGGCCGAGTAAAACTTTGATGCATTTGCGTATACGGTATATATACCTGGCCAAACTTGTCATGGCCGAGTAACTCCTGGTGTTGTGTTAGGGTCGTTGACAAGCACCAGCCGGTTTGTCAACTAGTACCGCGACAGGGTTCGGCTTCTGCCGCTCGCGTTGGTGGCGCGGCCGCAGCGGAGCGCGTTGCTCGGGATGGGGAGCTCGTCGCGGAACGAGTGCGACGGCGTGTACACGCGGAGGTAGAACTGCTGGCCCTGATACCTGCGCGCCCAGTCCTCCGACCTGAGGTTCCACATCCCCACATTGTCCAGCGCCACCAACACCGCCGTCCACGCCCTCGGGTACACCTGCACAGCGCCATCAAGCGAGCAATTTAGCCAGTCCGCAATTCGTTTTCGTGTATATCCGCACTGCTCGGCGCCCGCGTCGAGTGAAACGTGGCTGCGTGTGTTACCTGAACCGTGCACCGGGAGACTGCGTCGACGAGGTTGTAGCTCTTCCTGCTCTGCTCGCTCCACACTCCCCTGTCCATCCTGCGACAATGCCAAAATCAGCGAACAGATGAGACCAGATGGTGCGGGCTGCATTAGTCAGGAGGCATGTAACGTGGGCCGTACCCAACTACGAACAAGCTGTAGCCGTCGAGGTGCCAGATCTGGACGCTGTCCTCGCTGTTCTCGAACACGATCTCGAGGAATGACCGGTAGTCGGAGTCCATCACGGCCGCCTCGCTCCGCggagccgccgcggcgcccgcgggcggcgcgtccgggatgccgccgagcCGGAACACGTCGCTGATCCTGTAGTAGTCGGCCAGCTTGAGCGGCGTGTCGGCCTCCACGAACGACACGCCGTTCACGGCGTACCGCTGCTTGCCGGCGACGCGCCCCGCCGAGTTGGCGAGCCGGATTGTGCGTGTCACGTTGATCGAGCCGTAGTGGTACGAGCCCTGCGGGTTCGGCCGTGGCCCGCTCGCCGTCAGGTTCGTCCTGGGATTGGGAAAACATCAAAAGAAACCCACCGGTCAGTACCAGCATCTGCCGTCCATCGCGAGAAACGGACGGTCAGGATGAGGCGATGCGGCGAACCTGATGGAGCGAGCCTGGTCGAGCGAGAAGTCGATGTCGTCGGCGAGGCcagccggtggcggcggtgaggagatggtggcgctcGAGCCGGCGTAGCGCAGGACGGCGGACGAGTTGAGTGCACGCTTGGCGAAGCGGGTGGAGACGGTGATTTGGTAGACGCCGGGCGGGCGGTTGGCCGTGAACAGCACGGACAGCGACTGGCCGGCGTGGACGTAGAGGGAGCTGTAGGTGTTCTGCACCGTGTGCGTGCCCTCCACCTCGACCAGCGTCATGTTGTGGTCTTGGATCCTCAAATTGAGCGTGCTCTGCAGGCCGACGTTGGAGACGCGCAATCTGTACGTCTTccctgcaaaaagaaaaaaaaaagtacacatTACCCGTGCTTGAAAATCTCACGGTATGATCAGATTGGTCAAGGTCACTCGAAAATAGTTGTGTTCTACGTAAAGGCAAAAGGCCTCACCTTGCTCAACGGTGAAGCTTGCGCCATTTGGACCTTTGCCGTTAATCAGGATGCCATCAGGGGAAGGCAGCTGCTTTCCACTGTCCAGCATGGCTTGCAGAGCCTAAGCAGCAACAGCAAAACAATCACTTAGTACAAGGATCCATCTACTGTTGATGAAATTAGTGTAACTGCAATGCCATGCCTTGTGGCTGGTCTTGTACCAGTCGCCGATCAGCATGGTGTACTCGCCGGCCGGCGGATCGAAGGGGACGGGGATCAGCGGGCGGCTGCGGATGCGGATGGCGCCAAAGCCGCCGGCGGCCTTGTGGAAGGCGAGCGACGGGAAGTAGAAGAAGCTGCCGATCTGGTCCTTGGCCTGCATTTGGTAGGTGAAGTTCTGGCCCGGCGGGATCGGGCAGTTCGTGCCGGACACGCCGTCCTGCCACGAGTTCTTCCTGTGCTGAAGCCCGTTCCTGCAATTGTTTGTGACTTTGCATTTTTGATTTTTGTAGTTACGGTAAAGAATCGATGTAATTGTGAGGGATGGCATGTTTGAAATAATGCACATATGCGTGATCTAAGATTGTATTTCAGGACCGAAAATAAACGTCGGAGGTGATCTAAAACTAGCATACATAACAAAAACGGAAACAAAGTGGAAACGTATGCCAACAAGGCTGTGTGTAGATTCaaattttggatccaaacttccaactttttccatcacatcaacctgtcatacacacacaatttttcagtcacatcgtaccaattttaacccaaacttccaactttggaaggaactaaacacagcctaaggcaATAACTAAACTCTCTCTCTAAGTTTGTGGTGTATTAGATGCACGGACGCGACTACAAAAGCTAGCTAATCATGTAATCAACCTAATCTGCACGCAAAATGCGTTCCAAAACAAACTTCCACGTTTTGGGTTCCCCATGACAAATCTAGCCTAGTTGATGTTTAGCAGTATATTCAATCAAACCAAAGATAAGTTCATCTACAGAATAGTGCACATAATTTGTACAAACTAATGATGAAAATGAGCAAGAACGCAGATTGACTGGGTGCAACGCTTGAGAGCGTTTCTGTGTAAAGTGAACTTGCCATGacagaagaaacggctccgacAAACGGTTGTGCACGTTGACGATCAAGTTATCATTCGTCTGGCAGTCAATCTCCGGCCCCGGAAATTGCCCATTGATCAGAATACCCTACAtgaagaaaaaaacacacacaaacaaGTACTAAAAGAATTAGAGAAACAGCGTACACATCAACCCTGACCAAAGATGAACAGCAGAACAGATCCATCAAAATCTACACCTGCTGCTGGACGCCGAGAGGATTGATGTTCCCAGTAGTAACCTCCCAATCGAAAAATCTATACGGATCTTCTGCCCGTGCGGAGGAGACGAAGACGAACATGCAGACGCA
This window of the Oryza sativa Japonica Group chromosome 4, ASM3414082v1 genome carries:
- the LOC4336660 gene encoding L-ascorbate oxidase homolog, whose translation is MSSRRSMGALAAVCVCMFVFVSSARAEDPYRFFDWEVTTGNINPLGVQQQGILINGQFPGPEIDCQTNDNLIVNVHNRLSEPFLLSWNGLQHRKNSWQDGVSGTNCPIPPGQNFTYQMQAKDQIGSFFYFPSLAFHKAAGGFGAIRIRSRPLIPVPFDPPAGEYTMLIGDWYKTSHKALQAMLDSGKQLPSPDGILINGKGPNGASFTVEQGKTYRLRVSNVGLQSTLNLRIQDHNMTLVEVEGTHTVQNTYSSLYVHAGQSLSVLFTANRPPGVYQITVSTRFAKRALNSSAVLRYAGSSATISSPPPPAGLADDIDFSLDQARSIRTNLTASGPRPNPQGSYHYGSINVTRTIRLANSAGRVAGKQRYAVNGVSFVEADTPLKLADYYRISDVFRLGGIPDAPPAGAAAAPRSEAAVMDSDYRSFLEIVFENSEDSVQIWHLDGYSLFVVGMDRGVWSEQSRKSYNLVDAVSRCTVQVYPRAWTAVLVALDNVGMWNLRSEDWARRYQGQQFYLRVYTPSHSFRDELPIPSNALRCGRATNASGRSRTLSRY